The proteins below are encoded in one region of Helicoverpa armigera isolate CAAS_96S chromosome 11, ASM3070526v1, whole genome shotgun sequence:
- the LOC110375564 gene encoding RNA-binding region-containing protein 3 gives MSKVLMIRHLPAALSFQDKEQLLRHFGADKVWETRSKRNYIFASFSSIEKAKASLNRLHQLEIAHRRLVVEYSTEKAPVTDDKPETEQNSDTTKVIKQFLKVLNAWNPSIDFYQPPPIHLSYKYPDINPAIAINIIHALFTHKPFYTQTLHLMNKMCLDVPFQDNDKCMEFFKETYRHMFVGDIQLPPPAVSDPESEISSAEDEHKEQTVRKLVTRKRKLPVPKHNPLKLPPTVPAAKSKKTVVSQEEVFETIVQIQEPKKIQLNVHQDALQKPTEEPEVIGELGKFQKEEQPAEEEKKPEEPEQPIISKKELLRNRISYKDMKILPVFKNYHPGQPSMRLYIKNLAKTVTEQDVTSIYKRYVEGLTDEELTGFDVRVMQEGRMKGQAFVTFPSVRIAETALNETNGYLLKEKPMVVQFARAANKKTIE, from the coding sequence ATGTCTAAAGTGCTAATGATTCGACATTTACCAGCTGCACTATCGTTTCAAGATAAAGAACAGCTCCTGAGACATTTTGGAGCTGACAAAGTGTGGGAGACGAGATCCAAACGTAATTACATATTTGCGTCATTTAGTAGTATAGAGAAAGCAAAAGCATCACTAAACCGTCTTCACCAGCTCGAAATAGCTCACAGGCGTCTTGTAGTGGAGTACTCAACAGAGAAGGCACCAGTTACTGATGACAAGCCTGAGACAGAACAAAATTCAGACACCACAAAAGTAATAAAGCAGTTCCTCAAAGTTTTGAATGCATGGAATCCATCTATAGACTTCTATCAGCCTCCACCCATACATTTAAGCTACAAATACCCAGATATCAATCCTGCCATAGCTATAAATATAATTCATGCACTATTTACTCACAAACCATTTTACACACAGACCTTGCATTTGATGAACAAAATGTGTCTAGATGTGCCATTCCAAGATAATGACAAATGTATGgaatttttcaaagaaacatATCGGCACATGTTTGTGGGTGATATACAGTTACCACCTCCAGCTGTGAGTGACCCCGAGTCAGAAATATCCAGCGCTGAGGATGAGCACAAAGAACAGACTGTCAGAAAACTGGTCACAAGGAAAAGGAAATTGCCTGTGCCTAAGCACAATCCATTGAAATTACCCCCCACAGTGCCAgcagcaaaatcaaagaaaactgTAGTTAGTCAAGAGGAAGTATTTGAAACTATTGTACAAATTCAGGAACCAAAGAAAATACAGCTCAATGTTCACCAAGATGCCTTACAAAAGCCTACAGAAGAACCAGAAGTTATAGGGGAACTTGGTAAGTTCCAGAAAGAGGAACAGCCAGCTGAAGAGGAAAAGAAGCCTGAGGAGCCAGAACAACCTATTATCAGCAAAAAGGAGTTATTACGAAACAGGATATCATACAAAGATATGAAGATTTTACCAGTCTTCAAAAACTATCACCCTGGGCAGCCATCCATGAGattgtatataaaaaatttGGCTAAGACTGTGACTGAACAAGATGTAACAAGTATATATAAGCGTTATGTCGAAGGATTGACTGACGAAGAGCTCACTGGGTTTGATGTGAGGGTCATGCAGGAAGGCAGGATGAAGGGACAAGCATTTGTCACATTCCCCTCAGTGAGGATAGCAGAAACAGCTTTAAATGAAACTAATGGTTATTTGCTGAAGGAAAAACCCATGGTTGTACAGTTTGCTAGAGCtgctaataaaaaaactatagaaTAG
- the LOC110375585 gene encoding chitobiosyldiphosphodolichol beta-mannosyltransferase → MAAQQDRKIVKVVVLGDIGRSPRMQYHALSLANNGLDVNIIGYLDSQPLTEILEHPHITITKLRSINLSGPAIVRYVAKAIWQTISLLLTLVITGKCHFVLCQNPPAIPTLPVCRIYCLFTKAKYIIDWHNYAYSIMAMSLTPDHYIVRFARFIEKFFGQSADNSICVTYSMKEDLLMNWNVHNAIVLYDRPPKIFKPLSLQEKHDWFLQLSKTFPEFGGQGREQLNDPHQQDIVKTLFTCSSDGQVQPLPDRPGLLFSSTSWTPDEDFGLLMEALQMYESACEIAENLPKLICVITGKGPEKEKYLKEIARRKWQNIQVFTPWLDAADYPKMVGSADLGVCLHTSSSGLDLPMKIVDMYGAGLPVCAFDFLCLDELVENGVNGYTFRSSNELFKDLVRWFEGFPNNTEQNKIAERMRKEIAVFRQTRWEDNWNLRIKKLFV, encoded by the exons ATGGCAGCACAACAAGATAGAAAAATTGTCAAAGTCGTAGTTTTGGGCGATATCGGCAGAAGTCCACGTATGCAATATCATGCGTTATCTCTTGCAAATAATGGATTGGATGTGAATATAATTGGGTACTTAGATTCGCAACCTCTCACAGAAATCCTGGAGCACCCTCACATTACTATCACGAAACTACGCTCAATAAATCTTAGTGGTCCTGCGATAGTGAGATATGTGGCCAAAGCGATATGGCAGACGATAAGCTTACTTTTAACATTGGTCATCACGGGCAAATGCCACTTCGTGCTGTGTCAGAACCCTCCAGCTATCCCCACACTGCCTGTATGTCGGATATACTGCTTATTCACGAAAGCAAAGTACATAATAGACTGGCACAACTATGCGTATTCTATAATGGCGATGTCTCTAACGCCTGATCACTACATAGTAAGATTTGCAAGATTCATAGAGAAGTTCTTTGGTCAGTCAGCAGATAACAGTATATGTGTAACTTATTCTATGAAGGAAGATTTGTTAATGAATTGGAATGTTCA CAATGCAATAGTGCTTTATGATAGACCACCAAAAATATTCAAGCCACTCTCACTACAAGAGAAACATGATTGGTTCCTGCAGCTAAGCAAGACATTCCCTGAATTTGGAGGCCAGGGTCGGGAGCAGCTCAATGATCCCCATCAACAGGACATTGTGAAGACACTGTTCACTTGTTCGTCTGATGGGCAAGTGCAACCGCTGCCTGATAGACCAGGCCTACTGTTCAGCAGTACTAGCTGGACACCAGATGAAGACTTCGGGTTACTAATGGAGGCTTTACAGA tgtATGAATCAGCTTGTGAAATAGCAGAAAATCTGCCCAAGCTGATCTGTGTAATCACTGGCAAGGGTCCAGAGAAGGAGAAATATTTAAAGGAGATAGCAAGAAGGAAATGGCAGAACATCCAGGTGTTCACACCATGGCTTGATGCTGCAGACTACCCCAAAATGGTGGGCAGTGCAGACCTTGGCGTGTGTCTCCATACAAGTTCCTCAGGCTTAGACCTGCCTATGAAGATAGTTGATATGTATGGAGCTGGACTCCCTGTATGTGCTTTTGATTTTCTTTG cCTCGATGAGCTTGTTGAAAATGGAGTTAATGGGTACACATTTAGATCAAGCAATGAACTGTTCAAAGATTTAGTTCGTTGGTTTGAAGGGTTCCCCAACAACACCGAACAGAACAAGATAGCAGAGAGAATGCGCAAAGAGATAGCTGTGTTCAGACAGACTAGATGGGAAGATAACTGGAACCTCAGGATCAAGAAGTTATTTGTATGA
- the Hoip gene encoding NHP2-like protein 1: MGDSEAAVNPKAYPLADAALTAKILNLVQQAANYKQLRKGANEATKTLNRGLSEFIIMAADAEPLEIVLHIPILCEDKNVPYVFVRSKQALGRACGVSRPIISCSITINEGSQLKPQIQSIQQEIERLLV; encoded by the exons ATG ggCGACTCAGAGGCAGCAGTTAACCCTAAAGCATACCCACTCGCGGACGCCGCTCTCACGGCCAAGATCTTGAACTTGGTGCAGCAAGCCGCCAACTACAAGCAGCTTCGTAAGGGCGCCAATGAAGCGACCAAGACATTGAACAGGGGACTCTCCGAGTTCATCATAATGGCGGCAGATGCCGAGCCATTGGAAATTGTGCTACACATTCCTATCCTCTGTGAGGACAAAAATGTACCTTATGTATTTGTTAGGTCTAAGCAGGCTCTGGGTAGAGCATGTGGTGTCTCCCGGCCGATCATCTCTTGTTCTATTACTATCAATGAAGGTTCTCAGTTGAAACCGCAAATTCAGAGCATTCAACAAGAAATTGAAAGACTCTTAGTTTAA
- the LOC110375565 gene encoding alcohol dehydrogenase class-3 produces the protein MSTAGKVIKCQAAVAWEAGKPLSIEEIEVDPPKAGEVRVKIIATGVCHTDAYTLSGKDPEGVFPVVLGHEGGGIVESVGEGVTSVKPGDHVVPLYVPQCNTCKFCLNPKTNLCQKVRITQGQGVMPDGTRRFRCKGQELYHFMGCSTFSEYTVVLEISLCKVNDAAALDKVCLLGCGVPTGYGAALNTAKVEPGSNCAIFGLGAVGLAVALGCKAAGAKRIIGVDINPDKFEVAKKFGVNEFVNPKDYDKPIQQVLVDLTDGGLDYTFECIGNINTMRAALEACHKGWGVSVIIGVAAAGEEISTRPFQLVTGRTWKGTAFGGYKSRESVPKLVDEYLANKLPLDAFVTHTVPLKEINEAFHLMHVGKSIRAVVQL, from the coding sequence ATGTCGACAGCCGGGAAAGTTATCAAATGTCAAGCTGCCGTCGCATGGGAGGCCGGCAAGCCGCTGTCGATCGAAGAGATCGAAGTGGACCCACCTAAAGCCGGCGAAGTGCGCGTCAAGATCATCGCGACTGGAGTGTGCCACACAGATGCGTACACGCTCTCCGGCAAGGACCCCGAGGGCGTGTTCCCCGTGGTGCTGGGGCACGAGGGCGGCGGCATCGTCGAGAGCGTCGGCGAGGGCGTCACCTCCGTCAAGCCCGGAGACCACGTCGTGCCCCTGTACGTGCCGCAGTGCAACACATGTAAGTTCTGCCTGAACCCCAAGACTAACCTCTGCCAGAAGGTGCGCATCACACAAGGCCAGGGCGTCATGCCCGACGGCACGCGCCGCTTCCGCTGCAAGGGACAGGAACTCTACCACTTCATGGGATGCTCTACATTCAGTGAATACACAGTTGTTCTAGAAATATCTCTGTGTAAAGTAAATGATGCAGCAGCATTAGACAAAGTTTGCCTGCTGGGTTGTGGAGTACCCACTGGCTACGGAGCTGCCCTCAACACTGCCAAGGTGGAGCCAGGATCAAACTGTGCTATCTTTGGTCTGGGAGCAGTTGGTCTAGCTGTTGCACTGGGATGTAAGGCTGCTGGAGCCAAACGCATCATTGGAGTGGACATCAACCCTGACAAGTTTGAAGTGGCCAAGAAGTTTGGAGTCAATGAGTTTGTGAACCCCAAGGATTATGACAAACCTATTCAGCAGGTCCTTGTTGACTTGACTGATGGAGGTCTAGATTACACTTTTGAATGCATTGGTAACATTAACACGATGAGAGCTGCTCTAGAAGCATGCCACAAGGGTTGGGGTGTCTCAGTCATTATTGGTGTAGCTGCTGCAGGTGAAGAGATCAGTACTCGCCCATTCCAGCTTGTCACTGGTCGCACCTGGAAGGGAACAGCTTTCGGAGGCTACAAGAGCCGTGAGAGTGTGCCTAAACTTGTAGATGAGTACTTGGCAAACAAACTTCCCCTGGATGCATTTGTCACCCACACGGTGCCCCTGAAGGAGATCAATGAGGCTTTCCACCTGATGCATGTAGGCAAATCTATCCGTGCTGTTGTACAGTTGTAA
- the LOC110375563 gene encoding nucleolar protein 11 produces MAKLHNYYVLCPLIDQKSFLGVSEDKEDEHVIVTLGRNVVNKYQLSDQKQVGGWTSKDHITSAVIYDKEQESYVGVFNKNTIKTWKEESENLDKIKKFKFPLNILKVIPRNKQSPLIVFANGNCASLPYALDNRKTYESKSLLKDTDTIVDTACFTVNKTDFVCYIVKNNKDHYEIINCPLRDELGDMDRSKLTRTKVTRPEDVYVVGKYICTEEKNAVYILWSDGKMTIYNFKDWKTIGTVPWVSTLSSVSITWMGKEHLIVFGSNTEQDGAIIIAYNIVLGVGTCKYPMKMYSEGAKLYCYHGRIILEASNHIGMLPYVLEAKRNLSSLLGSHEVVQDEGMEIANWDSPTEPQFPVNDETKDLIKLGLTERSICHNAVPPLLEKDDFRAVYRILKQFKDIPETTLVAVLKYAIKLVNPNNIDVTDVEEFSKLCSGEHSSKMEQIVHRAKFELLNYTLQISFSDALIIPPLRSGLGVDDTLFLMTYMAHVLVNSEKNLDTEYESKLFDWYILLMDAFYQQFLMTKDEKVTSVLQNSLNLVLDLIKQLHSVSEVLPLINKLLSGKMIENDSDSLSYAIELMQI; encoded by the exons ATGGCCaagctacataattattacGTTCTGTGCCCATTAATAGATCAGAAAAGCTTTCTCGGCGTTTCAGAAGATAAAGAAGACGAACACGTTATTGTGACTTTGGGACGAAATGTTGTGAATAAATATCAA ctttcaGACCAAAAGCAAGTTGGTGGATGGACATCAAAAGATCACATAACATCAGCCGTAatctatgacaaagaacaggaGAGTTATGTTGGTGTATTCAATAAGAACACCATCAAAACATGGAAAGAGGAATCAGAAAATTTggataaaattaagaaatttaaG ttCCCCCTGAACATCTTAAAAGTTATACCCAGAAACAAGCAGTCACCCCTCATAGTGTTCGCCAATGGCAACTGTGCATCGCTACCATATGCCCTCGACAACAGAAAGACTTATGAAAGTAAATCACTGCTGAAAGACACTGACACAATAGTTGACACAGCTTGCTTCACTGTCAACAAGACAGACTTTGTATGCTACATAGTAAAGAACAATAAGGATCACtatgaaataataaactgtCCTCTACGAGATGAGCTAGGAGACATGGACAGGTCTAAGTTGACGAGGACCAAAGTTACAAGACCAGAGGATGTGTATGTTGTTGGGAAATATATTTGTACTGAGGAGAAAAATGCTGTGTACATATTGT GGAGTGATGGAAAAATGACCATATACAACTTTAAAGATTGGAAAACAATAGGCACAGTACCCTGGGTATCTACACTGTCCAGTGTCTCCATAACCTGGATGGGCAAGGAACACCTCATAGTGTTTGGAAGTAATACAGAGCAAGATGGAGCCATCATTATCGCTTACAACATTGTGCTGGGAGTGGGGACATGCAAGTACCCCATGAAGATGTATTCCGAAGGTGCCAAGTTATATTGCTACCATGGAAGAATCATTCTAGAAGCTTCTAACCACATTGGCATGTTGCCATATGTCCTAGAAGCAAAGAGAAACTTATCAAGTTTATTAGGATCCCATGAAGTTGTTCAGGATGAGGGCATGGAGATTGCTAACTGGGATTCCCCAACAGAACCTCAGTTCCCAGTAAATGATGAAACAAAAGATCTAATAAAATTGGGTCTCACAGAAAGGAGTATTTGTCACAATGCTGTACCACCACTCTTAGAAAAGGATGACTTTAGAGCTGTTTACAGAATACTCAAGCAGTTCAAAGACATTCCAGAGACTACTCTTGTAGCAGTACTCAAGTATGCCATCAAGTTAGTTAACCCAAACAATATAGATGTCACTGATGTTGAAGAATTCTCCAAATTATGTTCTGGGGAGCACTCCAGCAAGATGGAGCAGATAGTGCACAGAGCTAAGTTTGAGTTACTAAACTACACTCTGCAAATATCATTCAGTGATGCATTGATTATACCTCCTTTGAGGAGTGGCCTTGGTGTGGATGATACATTATTCCTCATGACATACATGGCACATGTTCTTGTAAATTCAGAGAAAAACTTGGACACTGAGTATGAAAGCAAACTTTTTGATTGGTACATTTTGCTAATGGATGCTTTCTACCAACAGTTTTTGATGACAAAAGATGAGAAAGTAACATCAGTGCTGCAGAATTCCCTGAACCTTGTATTGGACctgataaaacaattacattctGTCAGTGAGGTATTACCCCTAATAAATAAGCTGCTGAGTGGTAAAATGATTGAAAATGATTCAGATTCTTTATCTTATGCAATTGAATTAatgcaaatataa